A single region of the Micropterus dolomieu isolate WLL.071019.BEF.003 ecotype Adirondacks linkage group LG02, ASM2129224v1, whole genome shotgun sequence genome encodes:
- the LOC123961957 gene encoding myc-associated zinc finger protein, protein MDTSWSNFLFQTAPTQSQPETPLQSELLPELTGSAQSPPADHMVTPPSTVDTAALSEEPLPVKPLSKPSRPAHICATCNKEFKNSYNLRRHQSVHTGIKMKDRAAREKEDAGKGGRVEKQSVPLSLLHLSLPSQPLPPPPPTAAPEALPQPGQHANQDSQPVSVSIAPATLTMAAQPQPIQAAVVVVGSMEQNPNPNPNPNTNQVRKNHACEACGKAFRDVYHLNRHRLSHSDEKPYSCPICQQRFKRKDRMSYHVRSHQGGVEKPYICPHCAKAFSRPDHLNSHVRQVHSTERPFKCTTCTSAFATRDRLRAHLIRHEEKVPCHICGKLLSAAYITDHMRVHNQSQHHACHLCNRSFTTLTYLRVHAQKHHGQEWKESGGAQGGFGGTGAGGVLLCQLCGVQCKTATQLQGHMGTHANQADTGPDPTSSGPVGTTSVAVTVSSGSTVGLLVTDCSSIAPQPHS, encoded by the exons ATGGACACCTCCTGGAGTAATTTCCTCTTTCAG ACGGCGCCGACTCAGAGCCAACCGGAGACGCCTCTGCAGTCTGAGCTGCTGCCCGAGCTGACCGGCTCAGCTCAGAGTCCTCCAGCAGACCACATGGTGACGCCGCCGTCCACCGTCGACACCGCCGCCCTGAGCGAGGAGCCGCTGCCTG TCAAACCGCTCTCCAAGCCGAGCCGGCCGGCCCACATCTGCGCCACCTGCAACAAGGAGTTCAAGAACAGCTACAACCTGCGGCGCCACCAGTCGGTGCACACGGGCATCAAGATGAAGGACCGCGCCGCCCGGGAGAAGGAGGACGCAGGGAAGGGAGGACGGGTGGAGAAGCAGTCcgtccctctctccctcctccacctcagCCTGCCCTCCCagcctcttcctccccctcccccaacCGCCGCCCCCGAGGCCCTCCCCCAGCCCGGTCAGCACGCCAACCAAGACAGCCAACCGGTCTCTGTGTCCATCGCCCCGGCAACCCTAACCATGGCTGCACAGCCTCAACCCATCCAGGCAGCTGTTGTCGTCGTGGGCTCCATGGAGCAG AATCCAAACCCCAATCCCAACCCCAACACCAACCAGGTGAGGAAGAACCACGCCTGCGAGGCCTGCGGAAAGGCCTTCAGAGACGTCTACCACCTCAACCGTCACCGGCTGTCGCACTCGGACGAGAAGCCGTACTCCTGCCCCATCTGCCAGCAGCGCTTCAAGAGGAAAGACAGGATGAGCTACCACGTGCGCTCGCACCAAGGCGGCGTGGAGAAGCCGTACATCTGTCCCCACTGCGCCAAGGCCTTCTCTCG ACCGGACCACCTCAACAGCCACGTGCGACAGGTGCACTCTACAGAGAGACCGTTCAAGTGCACG ACGTGCACGTCTGCGTTCGCCACACGGGATCGTCTCCGCGCCCACCTGATCCGTCACGAGGAGAAGGTGCCGTGTCACATCTGCGGGAAGCTGCTGTCTGCCGCTTACATCACCGACCACATGAGGGTCCACAACCAGTCGCAGCACCACGCCTGTCACCTCTGCAACCGCA GCTTCACCACCCTCACCTACCTGCGTGTCCACGCTCAGAAGCACCACGGCCAGGAGTGGAAGGAGAGCGGCGGGGCGCAGGGGGGCTTCGGTGGGACGGGGGCCGGCGGGGTGCTGCTCTGCCAGCTGTGCGGGGTACAGTGCAAAACGGCCACGCAGCTCCAGGGTCACATGGGCACCCACGCCAACCAGGCCGACACCGGCCCCGACCCGACGAGCTCGGGTCCCGTGGGCACCACCAGCGTGGCTGTCACTGTGTCCAGCGGTAGCACTGTGGGACTGCTGGTAACTGACTGCTCCAGTATCGCCCCCCAGCCCCACAGCTAA